The segment AAACAACGACCAGCCGAGCGGACCTTCAAGCGCAATCAGGCAAAAAGGGGCGTAGGAGCCCGCAATCAAAGCAAAAATCATGGAATGGTCGAGTTTTCTTAAAAAAGCAATTAAACGCGGATCGGCTATTGCCGTATGGTAAATGGCAGAAGCCGAATACAGGCAAATCAAGCTGACGCCAAAAATAATGACTGAAGCAAGATGAAGTGGCGGTGCATCAGCATAGGCGGCTTTGATGACCATGGCGAGCAATGCAATAAAGGATAAAATGGCTCCTGCCAAATGGGACAGCGCATTAAAAGGTTCTCTTATGTAAGCAGTCATTGGAACGTACACCTCTTTCTATCTAGTTATTGAAACTACATAAGATGATACTCTTGTTTTATTTGGTGGTCAAGCTTGGAGAATATTCAATAGTGAGGTAAAATTAACAGTATCAAATAAGGCATTGAAGGTGAAAGCCATGGAAGACGCAGAACAGCTTATTAAAAATTTAGGCCTCCAAAGTGGAGTGTTGCTGGAAGATATACCGAAAATCGACTTGTATATCGACCAAATCATTCAACTGTTTGAAACCAGCTTTGCTGATGCGAAGAGAAACGAAGATGAGAAGATTTTGACGAAAACCATGATTAACAATTATGCAAAAGGCAAGCTCTTTTATCCTGTCCAAAATAAAAAGTATACACGTAATCATATTATGTTGATTAGTCTGATTTATCAGATGAAAAGCGCTTTATCCATCAACGATGTGAAACAGGTGCTGGATGGCCTCAATAAAAAAGCCTTGCAGCAAGATTTAAATTTAGAAAGTTTCTATGAAAGCTATTTGAAGCTCCAGCAAGGAAATATTACTATTTTTACAGAAGGACTGAAAGAACAGAGCAAGCGGGTTGGGCAACAAGTGCCGAATGCAGATGATGCGCAAGAACTTGAACAAGTTTTGCTGATTGCTTCATTGGTGCATACCAGCAATCTTTACCGAAGGGCTGCTGAAAAACTGGTGGATGATATGAAAGAGCGGGGGAAAGCTGAATGACGAAAGTGCTGATAGATGCAGATGGCTGTCCAGTAGTGGATTTGACAATTTCAATTGCCAATCAATTTCAGCTTCCTGTTTTGCTGCTGTGCGATACAACCCATAATATGCAGCGGCCGGGAGCGGAAACCATCATTGTCTCAAAAGGAGCGGACGCAGTAGACTTCGTGCTGGTGAATCGGGTCGATAAAGGGGACGTTGTAGTAACCCAGGATTACGGACTTGCTGCTATGGTGCTTGCTAAACGGGGCTTTCCGATTGATCAGAATGGCCGTGTCTATTCCGAAGAGAACATCGATCAACTGCTTTATAGCCGCCACATTTCTAAAAAAGTCCGGCAAAGCGGAGGGCGCACGAAAGGCCCTAAAAAACGCAGACAAGAAGACAATGAAAAGTTTGAAGAGAGCTTGCTTATGTTATTGAGTAAGTTAATAGCTCAATGAAAAATGGACCCGGTTTGAAATTGCCGGGTCCATTTTTCTGCCAATTATTAAATTGTCCAGCGGTTGTTAACCAAAGCAATTAATACCCACTTTCCATTGCTGCCTTTCTCAAAAACCATGTTGAGGTTCTGCCAATCCATATGGTCATACTGCTCAGTTCCTGGATAATAAAATTCCACAATCTGGCCATTTGGGAAACGTTCTCTGATTTGATCACGTGTCATTGGCTGTTTGGTGCGTCCGAATCGTTCTTTTTCTTCATAAGAGGCATTCATCAAGTACTCGTCATAATAGCCGGCTGGTGTCAACTTGATCGGAAAGCCGCTGCCATCCTGATGGCCCCATTCATAGACTTTTTTGCTTTCCATGAATCCTTGCAATTGGGCTTTAGTGAAGGTTACTCCTCCGTCATTAAGGCAACCGCCGCTATACGGACAGAACGTCAAGCCTTTTTGATTGCTGACATACTTGGAAACCGCTGCAAAGTCCTTCTCTTTCAAATCCACTAAAATGTCATTGGCGGTTTCAAGCAAGGCGCGTTTGTCAGGGATGAAAGACGGTTCAACGGCCCGTGCCAGGAATGCCGAGAATTCGGCGCGGGTCACCCGCGGATGCAGACGGAACGTATTGTCCCGGTAACCTCGGATCACACCTTGATAGGAAGCGCGGGACACGGCATCAAAAGAATACGAGCCTGGCTTCACATCTTTGTATTTTGCGCCTGGCGCTTCAGGAAAATCAAAGGCCCGGTCCAGAATGACAGCAGTGTCACCTCGGGTGATGAACTGTCCCGGACGGAACGTCCGGTCTTTGTAACCCAGCAGGATTCCTTCCGCTGCCGCTGAAGCGATATAGCCTGAAGCGGGATGGCTGGCAGGTACATCTTTGTAAGGCGTGGCACGCTTGGTGCCGTCAAGTTCAAGGGCGCGTCCGATCATGATCATGGCATCAGCACGGGAAACCGGTTTATTGGGGCGGAAAGTTCCGTCCGGATAACCGGACACAATCCCTTCTTGATGCAAGTAAATAATCTCAGGGGCAAATGGGTCGTTTGCGAAAAGGTCATCAAAAGTCACAACAGCTTTTACGGGAGCAGAAAAAGCAGTAAATATAAGGATGAACGCTGCTGCTAGAGACAAAATCGATTTCATTTTTATCCCTCCCTAGTTAAGTCGATCTTACCACAAAATCGAGAACAGATAAATAAAAAACTGTTTTTTCTGACAACAATAATATGAATTTAAGATGCCTTTGATGAATATTTTTAGAGGGTAGGGGAATACCAAGGATAAAGAGATTGATCCAAGGAAGGAGAACCTTATGGATAAAATTCTGATTGTCGTCACCAATCATTCCGCTCTAGGCAGAAGAGGAAAGAAAACGGGACTTTGGCTAAGAGAATTAACGGACTTTTACCATGAAGTAAGAGAGTTATTTGAGGTAGACATTATCAGCACTTCCCCACAGCGGGTACCTCTAGATCCGAGAAGTTTGCTGGAAGTGCTGACCAATAAAAAGACGCGGGCCTACTACATGAATGATGAGCTGATGGATCAAATTAGGCATCCGCTTACACCAGACCAAGTGGACGGAACGGATTACGCTGCCATATACTTTGCTGGCGGGCATGGAACCATGTGGGATTTCCTGGACAATAAACAATTGCAGGAACTGACAAAAACAATTTACGAAAAAGGGGGCATTGTTTCCGCGGTCTGCCATGGGCCATGCGGCTTGCTGAATGTTCAGCTGTCTGATGGACGTTATCTATTGTCGGGGCATGTGGTGACCGGTTTCTCGAATCAGGAAGAAAAGATCATGGGACTCTATAAGGATATTCCGTATTCACTGGAAGATAGCTTGAGGGAACGGGGAACGCTCTTTAAACAAGCGGCACTGCCGTTTACTTCTTGCGTCATTCTGTCAGGGCGCCTGATTACAGGCCAAAATCCAGCATCAGCAAGAGGAGTTGCGTTGAAAGTGATTGAACAATGCCGGCAGCAGGAAGAAAAAGAATATCATTACAAGATGGAAGCGTAATTCAGCTTCCATCTTTTTTTCGCTGCTGCATATATTGTAGGGCTTCCAGGGGGAAATCTGTCTGGATAATGTTAAAGCCCTTATCTGCCAGCCATCCCCATCCTTTATCAGGATCGGTGCGGGAGACAGAATCACAATGACCTGCATTTTCAGCATTATCCAGGGAATTGCTCCAAACATTTGCCTGGCTTCGCATTTGTTGCATGACTGGCTTGGAAACGACTTTATCCGATTCGCTGTAAAAAAGGATTTCAATGGCGATTGGAGAAACACAGCTGAGCAATTCATCGAGCTGATTCAAGCTGCTGTCCTGAACTTTATGCATATAATACAAAGGCTTCTTTTTGGAATGGAAAAAATTCCGGACTTTTTCAACTGGTTCATCGCTTTTCCATAAAACGTGGTCAAAAGCATCCAATTCTTCCAGCAAGCCATATAGTTTCTCGCGGAAAAGCCATGCTTTATCTGCGTTGATCATGGCTTTTCCTTTGACCAGGGAAAGCACTTCCCGAAGAGTAGGAACTAATTCATCTGTAAGCTTGGCCTGTCTTCCACCATTCTTTTCTTTTAAGGTCAGCGAACGGATTTGAGACACAGTCAGCTCTGCAATCTTTCCTTTGCCACTAGTCATTCGGTCAACGGTAGAATCATGCATCACTATTAAATTGCCATCTTTTGTTTGTTGAAGGTCCAGTTCAATCAAATAAATCCGTTGGTCCAGACATTGTTGAAAAGCGCTCAACGAATTTTCAGGAACAGTTCCCCAGAGGCCGCGGTGAGCTGCAGCGAAAAAAGGATGCTGTTTTTGCTGCAGTGCCGCTAAAAATTCCGAGTAATTGTCAAAGGTTAAGGCCGATGTTTTCCCTCTTTCACTCATTAGCCACCCCTCCAATAGAAGAATCTAATAACACAATCTTTTCCAATACCCCTTAATCACAACGTTTAACCCAAATAATAACAGGGTATTTTCAATTAATTACTACTTTTTAGGAGGAGTTTTGAAATGGCTCAAAGATCGGTGATAGGATATTACGACAATGAGAAAGAAGCAATTAATGCAATAGAAGAATTGAAGTTGCAAGGTTACCGGCCTGAAGACATTTCAGTGCTTAGCAAAAGCAAGGGAGAAACCGAAACAGTCATTGAAGAAACAGGAACTCATGCTGGAGAAGGCGCAGCAACCGGTATTTTAACGGGTGGTGCACTTGGCGGCTTAGGAGGAGTGCTGGCAGGAATCGGTGCGCTGGCAATTCCGGGGATTGGTCCAATCATAGCGGCAGGACCAATTGCGGCAGGGTTAACTGGAGCTGCTGCAGGTGCTGGCATTGGCGGACTCACGGGCGCTTTGATCGGCATGGGGGTTCCCGAAGAAGAAGCTAAAGCATATGAAACCCATTTCAATAAAGGCAAAATCTTAGTGCTGCTGGATGATGACAATGACAGGGACAAAGATACCCTGGGCCGAGCGAATAGAAGTGTTTTATAGTATATGAAAGTAAGCCATCCTCTGAAAAGGGTGGTTTTTTTGACAAAAACTTAAAAAGGGGGAAAGAATATGTCGTTTATTCGGAAAGTGGTGACAGAAAACGCTCCATACTATGTAGATCAAAAAGAAATCGTTAGCGTCGTCAGGAATTTATTCGGAGGGCATTATGACGATATTGAAAGGTTGCTGCGAGTATTTGGCAATGGGCAAATTGAAGGGCGCTATTTTGCGGCTCCACTCGAATGGTTTGAACGGGAACGCGGACTTGAAGAGAAAAATCTGCTGTATATAGAACAAGCCGTGCGAATGGGCAGCAATGCAGTAAAGCGCTGCCTTGAAGAAGCAGGAGTGGATAAAGGGGAAATCGACGCTTTTGTTTTCGTCTCCAGCTCCGGCATGTCCACTCCAACCATCGATGCCCGTATCATGAACGAATTGCACTTGCCGTCTCATATTAAACGCCTTCCGTTATGGGGCTTGGGATGTGCAGGAGGAGCTTCCGGCATGAGCCGGGCCCACGATTATTGCACGGCTTATCCAGATGCCAAAGTGCTTGTGCTGTGCTTGGAACTATGCAGCTTGACGTTCCAGCGCTCCAACACATCCAAAAGCAATTTAATCGCTACTTCCTTGTTCGCTGACGGTGCAGCTTGTGCTTTGGTGACAGGAAAAAATGATCGGACAGCAGGGTCTGGTTTCTTTATTAGAGAAACCCAATCGACGTTAATGCGGGATTCTGAAGATGTCATGGGCTGGGACGTCAAAGATGAAGGGCTGCATGTGGTATTTTCCCGGGATATCCCAAAAATCATCGAAAACTGGCTGAAGCCGAACGTGGATCTATTTTTGAATAAGATCGGGAAAACGTCTGCTGACATCATGCATTTTGTGGCTCATCCAGGCGGCAAAAAAGTACTGGCAGCCTATGAAAAATCACTCGGCATTGCCAAAGAAAAAACGGACATCTCCAGAAACGTCCTGGCACAGTATGGAAATATGTCCTCGCCGACTGTGTTGTTTGTGTTGAAAGATTTTATGGAGAAAAATCCGAAGAGCGGGGAAGAAGGGCTTTTGACAGCGCTTGGTCCCGGGTTCAGTTCCGAAATGCTTTGGCTGGAATGGGGAGAAGCCGGCTCATGACATTTTTCTACCTATTAGTCGGATTTGTTATCGTGCAGCGGCTGCTTGAAGTGATGTATGCCAAATCCAATGAGCGGACGATGAAAAGTCAGGGTGCGATAGAAGCCGGTGCGGACCATTACAAGTGGATTGTGTTGCTCCATGTCTTGTTCTTTGTTTCGCTTATAGCTGAAGTGCTATTTATACAAAAAGGGCTTGGAAAAGCTTGGGCTGCATTTCTAGTAATCTTGATCATCGCCCAAATTCTCCGGATATGGGCATTGGCATCATTGGGCCGTTTCTGGAATACCAAAATCATTGTGCTGCCTGGAGCGGAAAAAGTGAAAAAGGGGCCATACCGATGGCTCCCTCACCCCAATTATATTGTTGTTTCGTTGGAGATTGCAGCCCTTCCACTCATATTCGGAGCCTGGCGTACAGCTGTCGTCTTTTCAATTGCGAATGCTTTTCTGCTGCTTTTTGTCCGAATTCCTGCTGAAGAAAAAGCTTTACAGGAATTGGAAGATTAAATAAAAGCAATTTTTTTTTGACTTTGTAGTTAAAAAGTAAGTTATAGGGTATACAGAAGAGTATACGTATCTATCATGTTTCTATTTGGAGGGATTTTGATGAAAAAATCAACAATGAACACAGTAATAGGAAGCGCACTTGCTGCAGCAGCGGGAATCTTCGTGTACCGTGCTTATCAAGAAAAAAATACCGTATCAGTGGCTGCCGACGTAGACATGAGACATAGCCTAAAAGTTGATCAGCGTGAAAGTGTGGAAGCTGATGTAGACCCCGCTGAAAAAGGGCTTACACAACTGGATTCGGCTTATCGCGATGAATGGCAAGCCAATGCTTTCCCACAAACGCATAGAGAAATGAAAGAACTGGAAGAAGAAAAATAATGATCTGACAAAAGAGCGGAAGCTGGTACGATTTTGCTTCTGCTCTTTTTACTGTTGTTTTTTAAATGTGCAACCATTAAAGAAAGAAGTGAAATTATGTGGATTAAAAAACCTTTTTTTGAATATGCGACAGCCGTTTTGCTGATTGTTATTATTCTCTTTTTTCTAGGCAAAATCGATTATGCACTATGGCCATTCAAAGTCATCATCGCTACGGTTTTTGCTCCTATATTGATTGCTGGACTTTTATATTATTTAATTCGCCCATTGCTTCATTTATTAATGCGCTATATGCCAAAGGTGGCTGGAATCACAGTTGTGTTTTCAATTGTTTTTATTGCTCTTTCTGCAGTGGTTTATTATTTCGGCCCTACAATAAAAGACCAGGTGGCGAGTCTTGCAGAACTGGCACCTCAAACCGTAGAAGAAGTAACAGAAGAATCAGGAGACGCGATGTCGGATTTTGAATTTGCCGGCCTGTCTGGAAATGAAATAAAAAATCGGATAGTAACATACATAGAGAATGTGTCGAGCAATTTAATGGAGAACGTCATGACGATTCTGACAACCTTGATGAATATAGCCGTTGTTTTGATTGTTGTGCCATTTATTTTGTTTTTCCTGTTAAAAGACGATGAAAAACTGATTCCTCATTTGATGAGATATCTTTCAGAAGAACACAAACCGGAAGGCAGAAAACTGTTGAAAGATGTAGATCAAACTCTTTCAAATTATATACTAGGCCAAGCTACTGTAGCGGTGGTCGTAGGAGTATTCATGTTTATCGGCTATTTGATCATTGGCCTTGATTATGCGCTCTTGCTCGCTGTTTTTGCTATGTTCCTCATCATCGTTCCATTTTTAGGGCCGATCATTGGCGTCATTCCGGCTATTTTCGTTGCCTTGATGAGTGGAGAACCTTTTTTGGCTGTAAAAGTATTAGTGGTTTTACTGGTCGTGCAGCAGTTGGAAGGGAACTTAGTAACTCCTAATATCATGGGGAACCGTTTAAATATTCATCCTTTAACCATCATCTTATTATTGCTGATTGCAGCTGCTCTTTATGGGTTTGTCGGTATTTTAATCGCCATTCCGCTTTATGCGGTCCTCAAAACCCTGATACATAATTTCCGCCTATTTATCCGCTTGAGAAAAAAGCGGGAAATTGCTAAAGAAGGGTAAAAAGAATCACGAATCAAAAAACTATGAGTTTATTTTCTTAGGAAGGTTCTGAATCTTAAAAGTTTATGATATATTATGTAGTAGTATTTTATGAAAAGAATAAAGGGGGCACCAAAATGAAAAAGTTCAGTTTATTGTTTCTTCTTGTGTCATTAATGCTGGTTCTTGCAGCATGTGGATCGAATGAATCTGCTGATGATACAAGTGGATCTGGTGGGGAAAGTGAAAGCAAAACTTACAAAGTCGGTATTGATACAACGTATCCGCCGTTTGAGTTTGAAGAAAATGGGGAGTACACAGGAATTGACATTGATATCATCAATGCAATTGCAGAAAGCCAAGGATTTAAAATTGAATTTAACCCGATGGACTTCGGTGGAATCATTCCGGCATTGCAAGCTGGCCAGTTGGATGTAGCAATTGCAGGAATGAGTATCACAGATGAACGCAAAAAAGTAGTGGATTTCTCTGATCCGTATTTTGATGCAGGTTTGTCATTGGTAGTCAGCAAAGACAACACCGACATCACGACATTGGATGATTTGAAAGGCAAAACTGTTGCAGTGAAAAGTGGGACTACAGGCTCTAAATTCGCAATGGATAACGAATCGAAATATGGCTACACAGTAGCACAATTCGAGGATAGCCCATCTATGTTCCAGGAAGTTTCAAATGGCAACGCCGATGTACTTTTGGAAGATTACCCGGTAATTGCTTATGCAATCGCGCAAAGTGGTCTGGATTTGAAAACAGCTGGTGATCGCTTGACTGGAGATCAGTACGGAATTGCTGTGCTGAAAGGCGAAAATGCTGACTTGCTCGAAAAAATCAATACAGGTTTGCAGGAATTGCGTGACAGCGGGGAATACGATGAGATTCTAAGTAAATATATTGCTGAATAAACGCCTTACATGTAGCGCGCAGCAGCGCGCTGCATTTTTTTATGATTCCACTTTAACGGCCATTGGATTTTCCATTTGTTAAAGTGAAAGATCCAATGGACGTAAAAGTGTAATTGGATGAACTGGCAATCCACAGTGGTGAGGCCCACTATGGATTGAAGTTTCTTTGTATGTAAAGGAGATGTGAAAATGGATACTGTTGTGAATGCCCTGCCTTTTTTAATGGATGGATTGCAAGTTACTCTTTATATCTTTGCCATTGCGATTGTTCTTGGTTTTATTATCGGATTGATTGTGGCCCTATTCCGTCTAGCGCCGATTAAAATCTTAAACTGGATTGCAAAGATTTTTGTTGATGCAATCCGCGGAACACCATTTATCGTTCAATTATTCTTCATCTATTTTGGTTTGAACTCTCTTGGCTTTTTCTCAATGGATAATACAACAGCGGGTATTGTCACTGTAGCGATCAATGCTGGAGCTTATTTCTCGGAAATTATCCGGGCAGGTATCCAGTCCATTGATAAAGGGCAAACAGAAGCGGCGCGTTCCCTTGGTTTGAATGCTACGCAAAATATGCGTTATATCATCTTGCCGCAGGCGTTCCGCCGAATGCTGCCGACTATCACCAACCAAGCAATCATCTCGTTGAAAGATACGTCGCTTCTGTCGGTCATCGGAATCGCTGATTTGACGCAAGAAGGCCGCATCCAGGCCAGCCAGACATTTGAAGCGTTTACGATTTACTTAACGCTTGGAGTCATTTACTTCATCATCATTTACTTGCTCTCATTGTTAGCGAGCTTTGTAGAAAGGAAGTTTGTACTGCGATGACTATGATCAGAGTAGAAAACTTGAAAAAATCATTCGGCCCCATAGAAGTTTTAAAAGATATAAGCACGGTAATCAAAGAAAAAGAAGTGATTTGTGTAATCGGTCCGTCGGGTTCCGGGAAAAGTACTTTCCTTCGCTGCATGAATCGCCTTGAAGACATTACCGGCGGCCATGTGTATATTGAAGACATTGATATTACAGACCCGAAAGTTGACATCAACAAAGTCCGCCAAGACGTCGGCATGGTGTTCCAGCAATTTAACCTATTCCCGCATAAAAGTGTATTGGAAAACATTACGCTGGCACCGATGAAATTAAAGAAAAGCGATAAAAAGGCAGTCACTGAAAAAGCATATGCTTTGCTTGATAAAGTAGGGCTGCGCGAGAAAGCGAATGCGTATCCGGGAGAATTGTCGGGTGGCCAAAAGCAGCGTGTGGCGATTGCGCGTGCGCTTGCAATGGACCCAAAAATCATGCTTTTTGATGAGCCGACTTCGGCTCTTGACCCGGAGATGGTTGGAGATGTGCTGGACGTTATGAAGCAGCTTGCGATTGAAGGGATGACGATGGTCATCGTGACGCATGAAATGGGCTTTGCACGTGAAGTAGGCGACCGTGTCATGTTCATCGATGGCGGCTTTATCGTTGAAGAAAATGTGCCGGCTGAATTATTTGGTAATCCTCAGCACGAACGGACAAAAGCTTTCTTGAGTAAAGTGCTATAAGAAAAGCGAAACTGAATGAGTGAAATGCTAACTTGAAAACAATAAATAATAGTCAAAAACACGTCCTTTTGGGCGTGTTTTTTGTTGCGTTGATATTTTCACAAATGATTAATTTTTTCAGATAATTCAATCAAATTAATACAAAATATAAGAGAAATATGTTAAATTAAAAGGACAGATAGCGATACGATGAGAGGTGGGAAAAATGAAAAAGTTCAGTTTCTTACTGATTCTTTTGTCACTGATTCTTATCGTAGCAGCGTGCGTGCAGCAGGGTGGAGAATCTGAATCTGAAGGAGAAGGTGGCAGCGAAGGAGAAGCAAACGTTGAAAACAGCGAAGGAGAAGGGATTTATACGGTGGGCATTGACACCACGTATCCGCCTTTCGAATTCCAAAAAAGCGGAGAATATCAAGGGATTGACGTGGAACTAATCAAAGCGATTGCTGAAAACCAAGGATTTGAAATTCAATTTCGTCCAATGGATTTTATCGGGATCATTCCGGCACTTGAAGAAGGTGAATTGGATCTGGCAATTGCAGGGATGAGCATTACAGAAGAACGAAAAGAAGTGTTGGATTTCTCTGATCCTTATTTCGATGCGGGATTGGCGCTGGTAACGACAAAAGACAATACGGAAATTAACTCTTTGGAAGATTTGGATGGGAAAATCATCGCTGTTAAAAGCGGGACAACCGGATCAAAGTTTGTCGGCGAAAACCGAGAGAAATATGGTTATAGAATCGCTTATTTTGATGACAGCCCTTCTATGTTCCTGGAAGTTGCAAATGGGCATGCCCAAGCTTTGGTGGAGGATTACCCGGTTATCGCTTACGCTATTACTACACGAAACCTTGAGCTGAAAACGGTCGAAGAGCGTTTGACAGGTGAACAATACGGCATCGCAGTTTTGAAAGGGAAGCATGGCGAATTGCTGGAGAAAATCAATGAAGGGCTTCAGCAATTGCGGGACGATGGTACGTACGAAGAGATTGTGACTAAATACATTAAGAGCTGAAATGTAAGTTTCCTAAAAATCGGTCTGGCTTTAATGCCAGGCCGGTTTGCTTTTAATCAGCTAACGGTCAGCAGGGAATCGTATTTATGCCGTTGCTGGCCGTATTTTCGCCGCTAGTGGTCGTATTTCTGCTGCAACCGGTCGCATTTCATAATCAACTGGCCGTATTTTCAATAATCATCAAAAAACCGGTTTGGACAACAGTCCAAACCGGTTTTAAAAATCTTATTCTTCGTCGAAAACATGAACTTTCGTCATTTTATCGCCATTTTTCATTGCTTTTGCAGTTTCAAGGCCTGAAGTGACTTGGCCGAAAACTGTATGAACCCCGTCAAGATGGGGTTGTGGTGCATGAACGATAAAGAACTGGCTTGATCCAGTGTCTTTTCCGGCATGTGCCATAGACAAGCTTCCCGCTTGGTGTTTATGTGGGTTGCCTTCAGTTTCACATTTGATTGTTTTGCCGCTGCCGCCGGCGCCAGTACCTGTAGGGTCGCCGCCTTGAGAAACGAAACCTGGAATAACACGGTGGAATGTTACATCGTTATAGAATCCGGAGTTTGCAAGATCCTCAAAGTTTTTTACTGTGTTGGGTGCTTCGTTCGGGAAAAGTTCGAATTCGATGATTTCGCCGTTTTCCATGTGGATGTGTCCTTTTTTCGCCATTAATAACATCTCCTTTTCAAGTTGTACATTCATCAGTATATCGATTTTTTACGTAACTGTATAATCATTTGGCATATTACAAGGCTTTTAATGATCCGCCGTCTATTACTAGAGACTGGCCTGTCATATAGGAATTGGCAGAAGAAGCCAGGAAAACGACGATTTTCGCAAATTCTTCTGGTTTTCCGTAACGCCCAATCGGAATCTGCCCTTTTCTGCGCGCAACGATTTCTTCAATAGATACATTTTGGTTCTCCGCTGAAATTTGATCAAGTTCTTCAAGGCGGTCAGTCGAGATACGGCCAGGACCAATTGTGTTCACTAAAATATTGTCTTTCGCCACTTCGCGGGCCAAGGTTTTTGAAAAGCCGACCATGCCGGCGCGGAATGTATTCGACAAAATCAGTCCATCAATCACTTCTTTTGTTGAAGAAGAAGAAATATTGATGATGCGGCCAAATTGCTGTTCTTTCATATAAGGAAGAACAGCGCGCGATGCCCGGATATAACTCAACAAGTTTCGATCGAAAGCGGTGTGCCAGTCGCTGTCGGTTACACCGTCAAACCCGCCTGCTTTTGGGCCCCCGGTATTGTTGATCAGGATATCAATGCGACCGAACTTTTCGCCCGCAAATTGAAATAAGGAAGCGATGTCTTCTTCGTTCGACATATCGCATACGCGGTAATGGACATTGTCATTTCCAGAGTGCTGTTTGATTTCTTCTGCTGTTGCCTGAAGTGCTTCTTCATCGCGGCTGGAAATGAGGACAGTTGCTCCTTCTTTGGCAAATTCCCGTGCTGTTGCCTTGCCCAACCCTTTGCTTGAAGCCATCACAACTACCACTTTGTCTTTGATTCCTAAATCCATACCATTCATCCTCTCGATTGTTCTTCAAGTATTAGTGTACTGAAAGAAAGCAAAAAATGCAGTGGAAATGTAGAAAATTCAAACTTTTATTTTTGCAAGTTCAATCATTAGTCTGATTGCGTGAAATAGGGGGAAATATGATAGGATATAGGTACTGATTAGATTAGGAGTGTTATAAATGGAAGAACGCGAAATTTTTGATATAACGATTATTGGCGGCGGGCCAACAGGTCTGTTTGCTTCCTTTTACGGCGGTATGCGCAAAATGAAAGTAAAAATCATTGACAGCTTGCCGCAGCTGGGCGGACAGCTAACTGAACTGTACCCGGATAAATTCATTTATGATGTCGGTGGGTTCGAAAAGGTACTGGCAAAAGATTTGGTGGACAACTTGGTTCGTCAGGCAAACTATGGCGATCCAGCGATCTGCTTAGAAGAAACTGTAGCAGAAGTGGAACGTGAAGGCGACCATTTTATGATCCGTACGGATAAAGATGAGCATTATACAAAATCCATTTTGCTGACAGCTGGAGTTGGAGCATTCCAGCCGCGTAAAATCGGCGTAGAAAACTCCGAACCTTTTGAGGGCAAAACGCTGCATTATGGCGTCAAAGATTTAACGATGTTCCACGATAAAAAAGTGGTAGTTCTTGGCGGCGGAGATTCAGCTGTCGACTGGGCAATGATGCTTGAAAACGTAGCTTCAC is part of the Planococcus shenhongbingii genome and harbors:
- a CDS encoding peptidylprolyl isomerase, which gives rise to MAKKGHIHMENGEIIEFELFPNEAPNTVKNFEDLANSGFYNDVTFHRVIPGFVSQGGDPTGTGAGGSGKTIKCETEGNPHKHQAGSLSMAHAGKDTGSSQFFIVHAPQPHLDGVHTVFGQVTSGLETAKAMKNGDKMTKVHVFDEE
- a CDS encoding SDR family oxidoreductase is translated as MDLGIKDKVVVVMASSKGLGKATAREFAKEGATVLISSRDEEALQATAEEIKQHSGNDNVHYRVCDMSNEEDIASLFQFAGEKFGRIDILINNTGGPKAGGFDGVTDSDWHTAFDRNLLSYIRASRAVLPYMKEQQFGRIINISSSSTKEVIDGLILSNTFRAGMVGFSKTLAREVAKDNILVNTIGPGRISTDRLEELDQISAENQNVSIEEIVARRKGQIPIGRYGKPEEFAKIVVFLASSANSYMTGQSLVIDGGSLKAL
- a CDS encoding transporter substrate-binding domain-containing protein — protein: MKKFSFLLILLSLILIVAACVQQGGESESEGEGGSEGEANVENSEGEGIYTVGIDTTYPPFEFQKSGEYQGIDVELIKAIAENQGFEIQFRPMDFIGIIPALEEGELDLAIAGMSITEERKEVLDFSDPYFDAGLALVTTKDNTEINSLEDLDGKIIAVKSGTTGSKFVGENREKYGYRIAYFDDSPSMFLEVANGHAQALVEDYPVIAYAITTRNLELKTVEERLTGEQYGIAVLKGKHGELLEKINEGLQQLRDDGTYEEIVTKYIKS
- a CDS encoding NAD(P)/FAD-dependent oxidoreductase → MEEREIFDITIIGGGPTGLFASFYGGMRKMKVKIIDSLPQLGGQLTELYPDKFIYDVGGFEKVLAKDLVDNLVRQANYGDPAICLEETVAEVEREGDHFMIRTDKDEHYTKSILLTAGVGAFQPRKIGVENSEPFEGKTLHYGVKDLTMFHDKKVVVLGGGDSAVDWAMMLENVASHVILSHRREKMTAHEANIDTLLQSKVEVKKPFGVKELVGENGQVREIILVDKEGNEEHIDADHVIVNYGNITSLGPIKEWGLEMEKNSVVVNSKMETSIPGIYAAGDIATYEGKVKLIAVGFGEAPTAINNAKAYLDPKSKIQPLHSTSVFK